A portion of the Streptosporangiales bacterium genome contains these proteins:
- a CDS encoding DUF1989 domain-containing protein, translating into MGHPPAAYQAKAGSILDVDTAFYDALAGDVAGRELVERFVLPIRSGRAWEVPAGHLCRVLTPEGPQVGDFNVWNRHNPRERLWAARTRQLQSAHVTRYDRLWSNLPYLRPLLTVTNDTLESYGEDEDGGRVHDLLGTRCDPYVNRMLSGEDFDFHCHSNLTRAVLPYGLTELDVHDVLNIFQCTGLNDEDRYYMKPCPAQPGDFFEFFAELDLLCALSTCPGGDLSVPLWGPDARDPIDVCRPLAVEVYRPDVERLRGWTSPPTAAYGGLHGIAMPAWSERSADSESAVGREP; encoded by the coding sequence GTGGGCCACCCACCAGCCGCGTACCAGGCCAAGGCCGGCAGCATCCTCGACGTCGACACCGCGTTCTACGACGCGCTCGCCGGTGACGTGGCCGGGCGGGAGCTCGTCGAGCGGTTCGTCCTCCCGATCCGCTCCGGCCGGGCATGGGAGGTGCCGGCGGGACACCTGTGCCGGGTGCTCACGCCCGAGGGCCCGCAGGTCGGCGACTTCAACGTGTGGAACAGGCACAACCCGCGCGAACGGCTGTGGGCCGCGCGCACCCGGCAGCTCCAGAGCGCGCACGTCACCCGGTACGACCGGTTGTGGTCGAACCTGCCGTACCTGCGTCCGCTGCTGACCGTCACGAACGACACCCTGGAGTCCTACGGCGAGGACGAGGACGGCGGTCGCGTCCACGACCTGCTCGGCACACGGTGCGACCCGTACGTCAACCGCATGCTCAGCGGTGAGGACTTCGATTTCCACTGCCACTCGAACCTCACCAGAGCCGTGCTGCCGTACGGGCTGACCGAGCTCGACGTGCACGACGTCCTCAACATCTTCCAGTGCACCGGTCTCAACGACGAGGACCGCTACTACATGAAGCCGTGCCCGGCGCAGCCGGGCGACTTCTTCGAGTTCTTCGCGGAGCTCGACCTGCTGTGCGCGCTGTCGACGTGCCCGGGCGGCGACCTCTCCGTCCCGCTGTGGGGACCTGACGCACGCGATCCGATCGACGTGTGCCGGCCGCTGGCCGTCGAGGTCTACCGGCCCGACGTCGAGCGCCTCCGCGGGTGGACCTCACCGCCGACCGCGGCGTACGGGGGACTGCACGGTATCGCGATGCCGGCCTGGTCGGAGCGCTCTGCCGACAGCGAATCTGCCGTGGGCCGAGAACCCTGA
- a CDS encoding ATP-dependent Clp protease proteolytic subunit — protein sequence MTEDDSTPSTRFDDHLAAQLLTQRIVFLGTQVDEVSAHRVCAQLLLLSAEDPRTDISLYVNSPGGSVTAGLAIYDTMRLIPNDVSTLAMGLAASMGQFLVTVGTAGKRNALPNARIMMHQPWSGIGGTAADIAIQAENLEFTKTAIERITAEHTGQTEETISRDGDRDRFFTAEQAKEYGMVDRVLETLDDVRPGGPPRRIGL from the coding sequence ATGACCGAGGACGACAGCACACCGTCGACGAGATTCGACGATCACCTGGCCGCGCAGCTGCTCACCCAGCGGATCGTCTTCCTCGGTACGCAGGTGGACGAGGTCTCCGCCCACCGCGTCTGCGCGCAGCTGCTCCTGCTGTCGGCGGAGGACCCGCGTACCGACATCAGCCTGTACGTCAACAGCCCAGGCGGATCGGTGACGGCGGGGCTCGCGATCTACGACACCATGCGCCTGATTCCCAACGACGTGTCGACGCTCGCCATGGGGCTCGCCGCGAGCATGGGGCAGTTCCTCGTGACCGTCGGCACGGCAGGGAAGCGCAACGCGCTACCGAACGCGCGCATCATGATGCACCAGCCGTGGTCCGGCATCGGTGGGACCGCCGCGGACATCGCGATCCAGGCCGAGAACCTCGAGTTCACCAAGACGGCGATCGAGCGCATCACCGCCGAGCACACCGGCCAGACCGAGGAGACGATCTCGCGCGACGGCGATCGGGACCGGTTCTTCACGGCGGAGCAGGCGAAGGAGTACGGCATGGTCGACCGCGTGCTCGAGACGCTCGACGACGTGCGTCCCGGCGGGCCGCCGCGACGGATCGGACTCTGA
- a CDS encoding ATP-dependent Clp protease proteolytic subunit, with protein sequence MSQYTIPTVVERTPQGERAFDVYSRLLSERIIFLGTEIDDGVANVVIAQLLHLESSSSDREIAVYINSPGGSVTSLMAIYDTMTFVNAPISTFCVGQAASTAAVLLAGGDPGRRLVLEHSRVLLGQPASGGTQGTVSDLSLQAKEMLRIREQVEEVLARHTHHDVATLRADMDRDKIFTAREAVAYGLADKVLSRRNAAAA encoded by the coding sequence ATGAGCCAGTACACGATCCCGACCGTCGTCGAGCGCACCCCGCAGGGCGAGCGGGCGTTCGACGTCTACAGCCGGCTGCTGTCGGAGCGCATCATCTTCCTCGGCACCGAGATCGACGACGGCGTCGCGAACGTCGTCATCGCGCAGCTGCTCCATCTCGAGTCGTCGAGCTCCGACCGGGAGATCGCCGTCTACATCAACTCGCCGGGTGGCTCGGTCACGTCGCTCATGGCGATCTACGACACGATGACGTTCGTCAACGCACCGATCTCGACGTTCTGCGTCGGGCAGGCGGCCTCGACCGCGGCCGTGCTGCTGGCCGGGGGAGACCCGGGGCGGCGGCTCGTGCTCGAGCACTCCCGGGTGCTCCTCGGTCAGCCCGCGAGCGGCGGCACGCAGGGGACGGTGTCGGACCTCAGCCTGCAGGCCAAGGAGATGCTCAGGATCCGCGAGCAGGTCGAGGAGGTGCTCGCCAGGCACACGCACCACGACGTCGCGACGCTGCGCGCGGACATGGACCGCGACAAGATCTTCACCGCGCGCGAGGCCGTGGCCTACGGGCTCGCCGACAAGGTGCTCAGCCGGCGGAACGCGGCCGCCGCCTGA
- a CDS encoding helix-turn-helix domain-containing protein — protein MTDHAPDDARVIPLRPAPASREPLWRDVVGDVLRRERLAQERTLKDVAEEARISMPYLSELERGRKEASSEVLQAAAHALGLRLADLLALTHRELVRVERAQPAQQHTQARLSLAA, from the coding sequence GTGACCGATCACGCGCCCGACGACGCCCGCGTCATCCCCCTGCGTCCGGCTCCGGCGAGCAGAGAACCGCTCTGGCGGGACGTCGTCGGCGACGTCCTCCGCCGCGAGCGCCTCGCGCAGGAGCGCACGCTCAAGGACGTCGCCGAGGAGGCCAGGATCTCGATGCCCTACCTCTCCGAGCTCGAGCGTGGCCGCAAGGAGGCCTCGTCCGAGGTGCTCCAGGCCGCGGCGCACGCCCTCGGGCTGAGGCTCGCCGACCTCCTCGCCCTGACCCACCGCGAGCTCGTCCGCGTCGAGCGCGCGCAGCCGGCCCAGCAGCACACCCAGGCCCGGTTGAGCCTCGCCGCCTGA
- the ggt gene encoding gamma-glutamyltransferase, translated as MITGDLIEEMWVALVSPTPFGTPTARVPEPAAGIDAVRGDRSTGWTSQTRSEVLARNGMVATSQPSAAQAGLRVLQDGGNSVDAAVATAAVLGVVEPYSAGLGGDAFVLHYSAKSRELYGLNASGWAPKAWTPRYFADRGHTAATGMPPHGPDSVTVPGVVDGWCRLLDRFGSRSLASVLVPAIAYAEDGFPVTERIRHDWAAEEGLLRRDADSASTYLVDGGAPALYSVFRNPSLARAYRTLARDGRDAFYTGDVARAVVDKVSLLGGSMTAADLAEFRSEWVDPVHVDYRGYDVHQIPPNAQGFATLVMLNVLEQVDAVHGTSLRGLGPRSPLFWHLLVEAKKLAYDELHRHNGDPRFVDVPLDRLLSKAYAKELCRRIDLHRATPPKERGAVGGGTVYLTTADRWGNMTSFIYSVFQAFGSAITVPGYGFPLHNRGALFDLDTDSPNIVAGRKRPFHTIIPAFVTRDGRPVLSFGNMGGAAQPQAQATELVNMIDLGMNLQAAVDAARFNHRQDDDTLQLEPALREVVGPRMADMGHHLIDASIESMGGYQAIHFTPETPGDWPGSVGRDGPVNGVYRAASDHRKDGAAVGW; from the coding sequence ATGATCACCGGGGACCTGATCGAGGAGATGTGGGTGGCACTGGTGAGCCCGACGCCGTTCGGCACTCCCACGGCGCGGGTCCCCGAACCGGCCGCGGGGATCGACGCGGTGCGCGGTGACCGGTCCACCGGCTGGACGTCGCAGACCCGTTCCGAGGTCCTGGCCAGGAACGGCATGGTCGCGACCAGTCAGCCGTCGGCGGCGCAGGCGGGCCTGCGGGTGCTGCAGGACGGCGGCAACTCCGTCGACGCCGCAGTCGCCACCGCGGCGGTGCTCGGGGTCGTGGAGCCGTACAGCGCAGGTCTCGGCGGCGACGCGTTCGTCCTCCACTACTCGGCGAAGAGCCGCGAGCTGTACGGGCTCAACGCGAGCGGGTGGGCGCCGAAGGCGTGGACGCCGCGGTACTTCGCCGACCGCGGGCACACGGCCGCGACCGGGATGCCGCCGCACGGTCCCGACAGCGTCACCGTGCCCGGCGTCGTCGATGGCTGGTGCCGGTTGCTCGACAGGTTCGGCAGCAGGAGCCTCGCGTCGGTGCTGGTGCCGGCGATCGCCTACGCCGAGGACGGCTTCCCCGTCACCGAACGGATCCGTCACGACTGGGCCGCCGAGGAGGGCCTGCTCCGGCGCGACGCCGACTCCGCGAGCACGTACCTCGTCGACGGCGGCGCACCGGCTCTGTACTCGGTCTTCCGCAACCCGTCGCTGGCGCGGGCGTACCGCACACTCGCGCGGGACGGCCGCGACGCGTTCTACACCGGCGACGTCGCCCGCGCCGTCGTCGACAAGGTCTCCTTGCTCGGCGGGTCGATGACCGCGGCCGACCTCGCGGAGTTCCGCTCCGAGTGGGTCGACCCCGTGCACGTCGACTACCGCGGCTACGACGTGCACCAGATCCCGCCCAACGCCCAGGGGTTCGCCACGCTGGTCATGCTGAACGTCCTGGAGCAGGTCGACGCCGTGCACGGGACGAGCCTGCGCGGGCTCGGGCCGCGTTCGCCACTGTTCTGGCATCTGCTCGTCGAGGCCAAGAAGCTCGCGTACGACGAGCTGCACCGGCACAACGGCGATCCGCGCTTCGTCGACGTGCCGCTCGACCGCCTGCTCTCCAAGGCGTACGCGAAGGAGCTGTGCCGGAGGATCGACCTCCACCGTGCGACGCCGCCGAAGGAGCGCGGCGCCGTCGGCGGCGGCACCGTCTACCTCACCACCGCCGACCGGTGGGGCAACATGACCTCGTTCATCTACAGCGTCTTCCAGGCCTTCGGTTCCGCCATCACCGTGCCCGGATACGGGTTCCCGCTGCACAACCGAGGCGCGCTGTTCGACCTCGACACCGACTCGCCGAACATCGTCGCCGGCCGCAAGAGACCGTTCCACACCATCATCCCCGCGTTCGTCACCAGGGACGGCCGACCCGTCCTGTCCTTCGGCAACATGGGTGGGGCGGCGCAGCCGCAGGCGCAGGCCACCGAGCTGGTCAACATGATCGACCTCGGCATGAACCTCCAGGCCGCCGTCGACGCCGCGCGTTTCAACCACCGTCAGGACGACGACACCCTCCAGCTCGAGCCCGCGCTCCGCGAGGTCGTGGGACCGCGAATGGCGGACATGGGACACCACCTGATCGACGCCTCCATCGAGAGCATGGGCGGATATCAGGCCATCCACTTCACGCCGGAGACCCCTGGCGACTGGCCTGGCAGCGTCGGGCGCGACGGTCCGGTCAACGGCGTGTACCGCGCGGCGTCGGACCACAGGAAGGACGGCGCGGCCGTCGGTTGGTGA
- a CDS encoding serine hydrolase: MDGLSRRGGRGSLRAALLTLVLASGLLVGGPSVASAATPPGGEVSPAPITTQDLRSGAAPSGLTVNSRFAPPEGARAARRPFVGTLRLDGAPMTMLTDAPGGVTDPVLGKDTTYFPDVSLSFFTYRDQLVPTTQGVVRNGILPGTHSFWDVVVQPGRVWADPGGHGWNRASFPFALVNSLENETHTGIAVFLYRGSTVSPVRFQVVQQTSPWYVPEFFSAWGVSGAEYEPGGISGLGARKLAHARERAHLLPVRPLSERPDDVPAPEESPDTYVSAVVDDGVLYRSECRTAAGPFPYCDGMRHGMWSVTKSAMMNVAMLRLAEKYGAGLLREPIARYVPGARRPDWRDVTFLDMANMSSGHGESGDEGSPDYNRWYEALPERPKTAQAFAEDPRTGEPGTQFHYRDETAYLLGVALQAYLERREGPRASIWTMLEREVYRPIGIFHAPTNSTVERDGSRGHPLLAFGYYATLDDLAKIAMLYQNHGARKGRQILHRGLVDGLLPTTTPPPADRSPSSEYYLNWWFTTSGEWWLPSMEGYGGNTVTLLPRDQATIAIGNEDSGGCVGCGG, encoded by the coding sequence GTGGACGGTTTGTCGAGGCGCGGCGGTCGCGGGAGCCTGCGCGCAGCGTTGCTCACGTTGGTCCTGGCGAGCGGCCTGCTGGTCGGTGGTCCGTCGGTGGCCTCGGCGGCCACGCCTCCTGGGGGTGAGGTGTCGCCCGCGCCTATCACCACGCAGGATCTGCGGTCCGGCGCTGCTCCGTCCGGGCTCACCGTCAACTCCAGGTTCGCGCCGCCGGAGGGGGCACGCGCGGCGCGGCGACCGTTCGTCGGCACGCTACGCCTCGACGGCGCGCCGATGACGATGCTGACCGATGCGCCGGGGGGAGTGACGGATCCCGTCCTCGGCAAGGACACGACGTACTTCCCCGACGTGTCGCTGTCGTTCTTCACCTACCGGGACCAGTTGGTGCCCACCACGCAAGGCGTGGTGCGCAACGGGATTCTGCCCGGCACCCATAGCTTCTGGGACGTCGTCGTCCAGCCGGGTCGCGTGTGGGCCGATCCCGGCGGCCACGGCTGGAACCGGGCGTCGTTCCCGTTCGCGCTCGTCAACTCCCTCGAGAACGAGACCCACACGGGCATCGCCGTGTTCCTCTACCGCGGGAGCACAGTGTCGCCGGTGCGGTTCCAGGTCGTCCAGCAGACCTCGCCATGGTACGTACCGGAGTTCTTCAGCGCGTGGGGTGTGAGCGGCGCCGAGTACGAGCCCGGCGGGATCAGCGGGCTCGGCGCGCGCAAGCTGGCCCACGCGCGCGAACGGGCGCACCTGCTGCCGGTGCGGCCGCTGTCCGAGCGGCCGGACGACGTCCCGGCGCCGGAGGAGAGCCCCGACACCTACGTCTCGGCCGTCGTCGACGACGGTGTGCTGTACCGGAGCGAGTGCCGTACGGCGGCGGGCCCGTTCCCGTACTGCGACGGGATGCGGCACGGCATGTGGTCGGTGACCAAGTCGGCCATGATGAACGTCGCGATGTTGCGGCTGGCGGAGAAGTACGGCGCGGGGCTGCTGCGTGAGCCGATCGCCAGGTACGTGCCGGGGGCGCGGCGGCCCGACTGGCGCGACGTGACGTTCCTCGACATGGCGAACATGTCCTCGGGTCACGGGGAGTCCGGTGACGAGGGCAGTCCGGACTACAACCGCTGGTATGAGGCGCTGCCCGAGCGCCCGAAGACCGCGCAGGCCTTCGCGGAGGATCCGCGCACGGGAGAGCCCGGTACGCAGTTCCACTACCGTGACGAGACCGCGTACCTGCTCGGCGTGGCATTGCAGGCCTATCTCGAGCGCAGGGAGGGTCCGCGCGCCTCGATCTGGACGATGCTCGAGCGCGAGGTGTACCGCCCGATCGGGATCTTCCACGCACCGACCAACAGCACCGTGGAACGCGACGGGTCACGGGGCCACCCGCTGCTGGCGTTCGGGTACTACGCCACACTCGACGACCTGGCGAAGATCGCGATGCTCTACCAGAACCACGGCGCCCGGAAGGGCAGGCAGATCCTCCACCGCGGACTGGTCGACGGCTTGCTGCCCACGACGACGCCCCCGCCGGCGGATCGCTCGCCGTCGTCCGAGTACTACCTGAACTGGTGGTTCACGACGTCCGGTGAGTGGTGGTTGCCGAGCATGGAGGGCTACGGCGGCAACACCGTCACCCTGCTGCCGCGAGACCAGGCGACGATCGCGATCGGCAACGAGGACTCCGGCGGATGCGTGGGCTGCGGCGGGTGA